The following are encoded in a window of Bacillus sp. SORGH_AS_0510 genomic DNA:
- the galE gene encoding UDP-glucose 4-epimerase GalE: MAVLVTGGAGYIGSHTCVELLNSGYEIIILDNFSNSKPESLQRISQITGKDFSFYELDLLDAMGLRSLFANHSIEAVIHFAGLKAVGESVHMPLYYYQTNIMGTLNLCTVMKEFGVHKLVFSSSATVYGVPERVPISEDCKLNATNPYGRTKLILEELFRDLYNSDDRWSIALLRYFNPIGAHESGLIGEDPNGFPNNLMPIITQVAMGTMKELLVFGSDYATVDGTGVRDYIHVIDLANGHLKALEKVMFSVGIEAYNLGTGTGYSVLELIAAFERETGVKIPYRMSDRRPGDIAICYADPSKAKYELDWRATRRIEDMCRDSWKWQKKNPEGYQSGVSPSLL, encoded by the coding sequence ATGGCGGTTTTGGTTACAGGCGGAGCAGGGTATATTGGTAGTCATACATGTGTGGAACTACTAAATAGCGGTTACGAGATTATCATTCTAGATAATTTTTCAAATAGCAAGCCAGAATCATTACAGAGAATCAGCCAAATTACTGGTAAGGATTTTAGCTTTTATGAGTTAGATTTGTTGGATGCTATGGGGTTGAGAAGCTTGTTTGCCAATCATTCCATAGAGGCAGTGATTCATTTTGCTGGATTAAAAGCTGTTGGAGAATCGGTCCATATGCCCCTCTACTACTACCAAACTAATATAATGGGAACACTGAATCTTTGTACGGTGATGAAGGAATTCGGTGTCCATAAACTAGTATTTAGTTCATCTGCTACAGTTTATGGTGTGCCGGAAAGAGTACCTATTTCAGAGGATTGTAAATTGAATGCAACCAATCCTTACGGACGAACTAAGTTGATTTTAGAGGAACTATTCAGAGATTTGTATAACTCGGATGATAGATGGAGTATTGCGCTATTACGTTATTTTAATCCGATTGGTGCACATGAAAGTGGCTTAATTGGTGAAGACCCTAATGGTTTCCCGAATAATTTAATGCCGATCATTACTCAGGTTGCCATGGGGACCATGAAGGAGCTCCTGGTATTCGGAAGTGATTATGCAACAGTTGATGGAACTGGTGTAAGAGACTATATTCATGTAATTGATCTTGCTAACGGGCATCTTAAAGCCTTAGAGAAAGTCATGTTTTCAGTGGGAATAGAAGCATACAATCTAGGAACAGGCACCGGATATAGCGTTTTAGAGTTAATTGCTGCATTCGAAAGAGAAACCGGAGTAAAAATCCCTTACCGAATGAGTGATAGAAGACCAGGAGATATTGCCATCTGCTATGCGGATCCATCTAAAGCAAAATATGAACTAGACTGGAGAGCAACAAGAAGAATAGAAGACATGTGTCGAGATTCATGGAAATGGCAAAAGAAAAATCCAGAAGGATACCAATCCGGGGTCAGTCCCTCACTGCTTTAA
- a CDS encoding S8 family serine peptidase — protein MKGRNRRKLGINYLVLTIIFTMLFPSYGAAATQRLEKKENIVSNESNSLAKNLIAQQKAALAQGPVLHPSLKNLKGNQEVAVIVELSEYPVALVKGINKQAGKSTSKTEEKAIQQKVITQQQKFKTNLSAKGIAAKVGFTYNYTFNGLALKLKASDVAKLLSVDGVKLVEPDAEKVALGEKVVPGDQKNATMNTSNPFLEVPSVWGLGYQGQGVKVAVLDTGIDYNHPEFEGVYKGGYNFIDQSNSANYARTRAADDPYETTPLDRPGNKAEFNSDGSAFYTEHGTHVAGTIAAQGKNPFGIKGLAPKVDLYAYRVLGAYGSGANSGIIAAIDKAAQEKMDIINLSLGGSNNTQTSSDAIAINNAALVGVTAVIATGNDGPNRGTIGSPGVAAFAISVANSTVPETTKAGQATVTAEGTAPTPYNMNLMGWKFGTEPSDLLTGTYDVVAVPNFGVDADYTGLDVNGKVALVSRGGGIAFVDKIAAAKKAGAVAAIIHNNTGTTPAGIFLGDSFHFIPTFDMSTTDGTALRTALATKKATVTFGNFTSAKTAGDDINSSSSRGPANPNFDLKPDVSAPGTNIMSSVPAYGKDYPNADYSESYDRFTGTSMATPHVSGIAALLKSEHPDWTPFDLKVAISNTSKQLDVTKYDVFSQGPGRVQPLKAATTEALAYSTDQTSFSGKTYQNIKGTVTFGNVATSTTAESKVVRDIVVKNLTGEASDYTVTVQTTKAATGTLAAAKVSVDQSSFNLAASGEQALKVTLDVPKGSGTSGNEILGYIHITNGKTKLILPFAGNFAPPTGLKSYSIDSKVISPNGDGKLDSTTLRYEFHNRQYTTYIEVWDAFHQEAGEYGDGYLGYLLASSSTTVGAKTLAFNGQYTDWGTSKKVLAADGVYTIDITTLNQAQTAVAASGWVGPIFVKTKAPTIVTEASYTTNTTKFDLSGSLNDSYIDWEPGVEEVFEEGYDINSKLKAKYQLTNSKGETQVGTTAITLNQDGSFNISIDGLTEGDNKVKIMVDDDAQNSASKEITVTRKAADPEPNPDAGKGQLLLDGQPLANITFSVYTAGANQVWYDLKSDTNGNFTHNLPDGDYKIDGVWAAPTWYPLNGSFTIKNGLVNGNKLVINANDYQVPIDPAKWNIAGKLTKNGDAFANITFSVHTLDGANWYDTRTDAKGNFAVKVPDGTYQLDGIWEAAKGKWHVLNQQFTVKDGKLVGGDQLLVNVTSVDGNVTGTLKQGDAPLANTIFSVHTTTGVWYDAQTDANGNFKFSLPDGSYKLEGIWVDKDGKWYELQKEFTVSGSLTLDVTIPTAPVKNVTGVLTKGTEALGNVVFSFHSTSGDQWFNAKTAADGSFGLVVPNGSYQLDGIWLESESKWYVLNLKFSVEDGKLVGMDQLRINLSN, from the coding sequence TTGAAGGGTAGGAATAGGCGGAAATTAGGTATCAATTATCTAGTATTAACAATTATTTTCACCATGCTTTTCCCATCATATGGGGCTGCAGCTACGCAACGATTAGAGAAAAAAGAGAACATAGTAAGCAATGAATCTAACTCATTAGCAAAAAATCTAATTGCACAGCAAAAGGCAGCTTTAGCTCAAGGACCTGTTTTGCATCCCAGTCTAAAAAACCTTAAAGGCAATCAAGAAGTCGCCGTCATTGTTGAGTTGTCTGAATACCCAGTTGCTTTAGTTAAAGGAATCAACAAACAAGCTGGTAAGTCGACTTCAAAAACAGAAGAAAAGGCGATTCAACAAAAAGTTATTACTCAACAGCAAAAATTTAAAACCAACCTAAGTGCAAAGGGCATTGCGGCAAAGGTTGGCTTTACTTACAACTACACCTTCAACGGATTGGCCTTAAAATTAAAAGCTAGTGACGTGGCGAAGCTTCTTTCAGTTGATGGTGTTAAATTAGTCGAACCAGATGCAGAAAAAGTTGCACTTGGAGAAAAAGTTGTGCCTGGTGATCAAAAGAATGCAACCATGAATACGAGCAATCCATTCTTAGAAGTTCCATCTGTTTGGGGCTTAGGCTATCAAGGACAAGGGGTAAAAGTAGCAGTCCTTGATACTGGGATTGACTATAATCACCCTGAGTTTGAGGGCGTATACAAAGGTGGATACAACTTTATCGATCAGTCCAACTCTGCGAACTATGCACGAACTAGAGCTGCGGATGATCCATATGAAACGACTCCTTTAGATCGTCCGGGCAATAAAGCGGAGTTTAATTCCGATGGTAGTGCCTTCTATACCGAGCACGGTACACACGTTGCTGGAACCATTGCGGCACAAGGGAAAAATCCATTTGGGATCAAAGGTCTTGCTCCAAAGGTAGATTTATATGCCTACCGCGTATTAGGTGCCTATGGAAGCGGTGCTAACTCTGGCATTATTGCAGCCATTGATAAAGCCGCCCAAGAGAAAATGGATATTATCAACCTATCATTAGGTGGCAGCAATAATACCCAAACCTCTTCAGACGCGATTGCTATTAACAATGCTGCCCTTGTGGGTGTAACGGCTGTCATCGCAACTGGTAATGACGGTCCAAATCGCGGAACAATTGGAAGTCCTGGGGTAGCTGCATTTGCTATTTCTGTAGCAAACTCTACTGTTCCTGAAACAACAAAGGCTGGCCAAGCGACTGTAACAGCTGAGGGAACCGCACCAACTCCCTATAATATGAACCTTATGGGTTGGAAATTCGGTACAGAGCCAAGTGATTTATTAACAGGTACTTATGACGTTGTAGCTGTTCCAAACTTTGGAGTAGATGCCGATTATACAGGCTTAGACGTCAATGGAAAAGTAGCCCTTGTTTCTCGTGGAGGCGGTATTGCGTTCGTTGATAAAATTGCTGCAGCGAAAAAAGCAGGAGCAGTGGCTGCGATTATTCATAATAATACGGGAACTACTCCAGCAGGAATTTTCCTAGGGGATTCGTTCCATTTCATTCCGACATTTGATATGTCAACTACAGATGGTACTGCGCTTAGAACTGCGTTAGCAACGAAAAAGGCGACTGTGACTTTTGGTAATTTTACTTCTGCCAAAACGGCTGGAGATGATATCAATAGCTCAAGTTCACGTGGACCAGCAAATCCGAATTTCGATTTGAAGCCAGACGTGTCTGCTCCAGGTACGAATATCATGTCGTCGGTTCCAGCTTATGGAAAGGATTATCCAAACGCTGATTACTCTGAATCCTATGATCGTTTCACTGGAACAAGTATGGCAACTCCGCATGTTTCAGGTATTGCTGCGTTACTAAAATCAGAACATCCTGATTGGACACCATTTGATCTGAAGGTAGCGATTTCCAATACATCGAAACAACTAGATGTAACCAAATATGATGTTTTCTCACAAGGACCTGGACGAGTGCAACCGTTAAAGGCTGCAACTACTGAGGCATTAGCCTATTCCACCGATCAGACAAGTTTCTCCGGAAAAACCTATCAAAATATCAAAGGTACGGTTACATTCGGTAACGTGGCAACAAGCACCACCGCTGAATCCAAGGTAGTAAGAGATATTGTCGTGAAAAACCTAACTGGGGAAGCAAGTGATTATACTGTTACAGTGCAAACAACAAAGGCGGCAACGGGTACGTTAGCAGCTGCAAAAGTATCGGTTGATCAATCAAGCTTTAACCTGGCTGCTTCAGGAGAACAAGCGTTAAAAGTAACATTAGATGTTCCAAAAGGATCGGGAACAAGCGGAAATGAAATTTTAGGTTATATCCATATTACGAATGGTAAAACGAAATTAATATTACCGTTTGCTGGTAACTTTGCTCCTCCAACTGGCTTAAAGAGCTACTCAATTGATAGTAAAGTGATCTCACCAAATGGGGATGGAAAATTAGACAGCACAACGTTACGTTATGAATTCCATAACCGTCAATACACCACTTATATTGAAGTCTGGGATGCCTTCCATCAGGAAGCCGGTGAATATGGTGACGGATATTTAGGCTACTTACTTGCTTCCTCTTCTACAACAGTTGGAGCAAAAACACTTGCCTTCAATGGACAGTATACGGATTGGGGAACAAGCAAGAAAGTTCTTGCTGCTGACGGTGTATACACGATTGATATTACCACTTTAAACCAAGCTCAAACAGCGGTTGCTGCTTCAGGATGGGTTGGACCGATTTTTGTTAAAACAAAAGCTCCAACCATTGTAACTGAAGCCAGTTATACGACAAACACGACTAAATTTGACCTATCCGGAAGCCTGAATGACTCGTATATCGATTGGGAACCAGGTGTTGAAGAGGTATTTGAAGAAGGGTATGACATCAATTCGAAACTAAAAGCGAAGTATCAATTAACAAATAGCAAAGGTGAAACACAAGTAGGAACAACGGCTATTACACTTAATCAAGATGGTTCTTTCAATATCTCCATAGATGGCTTGACTGAAGGAGATAACAAAGTCAAGATTATGGTCGATGATGATGCACAAAACTCTGCTTCAAAAGAAATCACCGTCACAAGAAAGGCCGCTGATCCAGAACCAAATCCAGATGCAGGTAAAGGTCAATTATTATTGGATGGCCAACCATTAGCTAACATTACATTCAGCGTGTATACAGCTGGTGCAAACCAAGTTTGGTACGATTTAAAATCCGATACAAATGGAAACTTCACACATAATCTTCCAGATGGAGATTATAAGATTGATGGTGTCTGGGCCGCTCCGACTTGGTATCCATTAAACGGATCCTTTACGATTAAAAATGGTCTTGTAAATGGAAACAAATTAGTCATTAACGCGAATGATTATCAAGTTCCAATAGACCCAGCCAAATGGAACATTGCAGGTAAATTAACGAAAAATGGCGATGCATTTGCTAACATCACCTTTAGCGTCCATACACTTGATGGCGCCAACTGGTACGATACACGAACAGACGCGAAAGGGAATTTCGCAGTCAAGGTGCCAGATGGAACGTATCAATTAGATGGAATATGGGAAGCAGCAAAAGGCAAGTGGCATGTATTAAATCAACAATTTACTGTAAAAGATGGGAAGCTAGTGGGAGGAGACCAATTACTCGTCAATGTGACTTCTGTTGATGGAAATGTAACGGGTACTTTAAAACAAGGGGATGCTCCATTAGCGAATACGATCTTCAGTGTTCATACGACAACTGGTGTTTGGTATGATGCACAAACCGATGCGAACGGTAACTTTAAGTTCAGTCTACCAGATGGATCTTACAAGCTTGAAGGTATTTGGGTTGATAAAGATGGCAAATGGTATGAGCTACAAAAGGAATTTACTGTTTCTGGTTCACTTACGCTTGATGTGACGATTCCGACTGCACCAGTTAAAAACGTGACAGGTGTATTAACGAAAGGAACAGAAGCGTTAGGCAATGTTGTTTTTAGTTTCCATTCCACTAGTGGTGATCAATGGTTTAATGCGAAAACAGCTGCAGACGGAAGCTTTGGTCTGGTCGTACCAAATGGATCCTATCAATTAGATGGTATTTGGTTAGAATCTGAATCGAAGTGGTATGTATTAAATCTTAAATTTAGTGTCGAAGATGGAAAATTAGTTGGAATGGATCAATTGCGTATTAATCTTTCTAACTAA
- a CDS encoding LytR family transcriptional regulator: MRARKKKRKLRKWVKVTGAILLAIGIGGGAYGYSVYKSLNNAVDSMHQAFDRKSDKRKEPVVVENKEPFSVLMLGVDEREGDKGRSDTMIVLTVNPKNHTVKMLSIPRDTRTEIAGKGKVDKINHAYAFGGVPMAMNTVEDFLDIPIDYYIQVNMEGFKDMVDAVGGVTVNNDLEFTQDGFHFAKGKLKLSGAEALSYTRMRHEDPRGDFGRQMRQREIIQGVIDEGASFSSLKNFAGIFDVLGKNVKTNLTFKQIVSIQKGYDVKDTTIEQMELKEEGTRINNIYYGLVSAEEKQRVQNILRAQLDL, from the coding sequence ATGAGAGCTCGAAAAAAGAAAAGAAAGTTAAGAAAATGGGTAAAAGTGACGGGCGCCATCCTTCTTGCGATAGGAATCGGCGGCGGTGCGTACGGTTACTCTGTATATAAATCTTTAAATAACGCGGTTGATTCGATGCATCAGGCGTTTGACCGAAAATCAGATAAACGCAAGGAACCAGTTGTGGTGGAGAACAAGGAGCCATTTTCCGTGTTAATGCTTGGTGTGGACGAGCGTGAAGGGGATAAGGGCCGTTCGGACACGATGATTGTGTTGACGGTGAATCCGAAGAATCATACGGTAAAAATGCTGAGCATTCCACGTGATACTCGCACGGAGATTGCCGGAAAAGGAAAAGTAGATAAAATTAACCATGCCTACGCATTCGGCGGTGTGCCGATGGCGATGAATACGGTGGAGGATTTCCTTGATATTCCGATCGATTACTATATCCAGGTGAACATGGAAGGCTTTAAGGATATGGTGGACGCGGTTGGCGGTGTGACAGTGAATAACGATTTAGAATTCACGCAGGATGGTTTCCATTTTGCGAAGGGTAAGTTGAAGCTTAGTGGTGCAGAAGCGTTGAGCTATACTCGAATGAGACACGAAGACCCTCGCGGCGATTTCGGCCGTCAAATGAGACAGCGTGAAATTATTCAGGGTGTCATTGATGAGGGCGCAAGCTTCTCCAGCTTGAAAAACTTTGCTGGCATTTTTGACGTGCTTGGTAAAAACGTGAAAACGAACCTGACCTTCAAACAAATCGTGTCTATTCAAAAAGGCTACGACGTGAAGGATACAACAATTGAGCAAATGGAGCTAAAAGAAGAAGGAACTCGAATCAACAACATCTACTACGGATTAGTTTCTGCAGAAGAAAAGCAGCGCGTACAAAACATCTTACGTGCACAGCTGGATTTATAA